The Pseudoxanthomonas sp. genome segment TACCCCGAGTTGCTGCCGGGCCAGCGGGAAGACCTGCACCAGGCCATCCTGCGGACGACCGCCCGGCAGGCGCTCGAAACGCTCCGGTTCTGGACCCGCCCGCCCGCGGAGAATCTCGCCCACCTGCGCGAGCGCCATGGCGAAGCCCTGTACGACGCCGCGCTGGCCAGCGGCAAGGGCGTGATCGTCGCCGCGCCGCATTTCGGCAACTGGGAACTGCTCAACCAGTGGCTCGCTTCGCGCGGTCCGCTGGCGATCGTCTACCGCCCGCCGGCCTCGCCGGTCGGCGACGCCTTCCTGCTGCGCGTGCGCGGCGCCGACAACATCCGCCAGGTGCGCGCCGAAGGCCCGGCGGTGCGGCAGTTGTGGAAAGTGCTGAAGGAAGGCGGATCGGTCGGCATCCTGCCCGACCAGCAACCCAAGGCGGGCGATGGCGAATTCGCCCCGTTCTTCGGCAAGCCGGCCCTAACGATGACGCTGGTGTCGCGGCTGGCCGAACGCACCGGCGCCATCGTGCTGTTCGCGTGGTGCGAACGGATCGGGCCCGGGCCGGACTTCGCGCTGCATGTCGAGCCCGCGCCGCCGGCCATCGCCGACGCGGATCCGGTGACGGCCGTCACCGCGCTCAACGCCGCGGTCGAACGGATCGCGCGCCGCGACCCTGCGCAGTACCAGTGGACCTACAAACGCTATACGCTGCGGCCTGCGGGCAGCGGCGAGGACACGCCTTACCGCTGACGCCGACGGGGACGACGGCCAGCACGCGGCCACCGCGTTTCCCTCACGCTTTCACCATCAAGGACGCGCCAGCCGCATGAGTGACAAACCGCAGACCCTCGTGGCCGACGACGCCTTGCGGCCGGACTGGCAGACGCTGCCCACCCGCGGCGCGTGGCTGGCCGCCCTGGGCGGGGCGATGCTGGCGTTCCCGCTGGGCTTTCCCGCGTTCTTCCTCGCACGCGCCAGCGACGTGGTGTCGCCGTGGCTGGCGGTGCCGCTGGCGGCGGTGACGGGGGCCGGCATCGGGGCGTGGATCGCCGTCCGGCGCCACCGGCGCACGCGCTGGCGGCTGGACGAGCGCGGTT includes the following:
- a CDS encoding lauroyl acyltransferase, giving the protein MKPDTLAALGYHAAALVGRLPWSWLRALGDLIAWAWRKADARESRVTRRNLEIAYPELLPGQREDLHQAILRTTARQALETLRFWTRPPAENLAHLRERHGEALYDAALASGKGVIVAAPHFGNWELLNQWLASRGPLAIVYRPPASPVGDAFLLRVRGADNIRQVRAEGPAVRQLWKVLKEGGSVGILPDQQPKAGDGEFAPFFGKPALTMTLVSRLAERTGAIVLFAWCERIGPGPDFALHVEPAPPAIADADPVTAVTALNAAVERIARRDPAQYQWTYKRYTLRPAGSGEDTPYR
- a CDS encoding PH domain-containing protein; protein product: MSDKPQTLVADDALRPDWQTLPTRGAWLAALGGAMLAFPLGFPAFFLARASDVVSPWLAVPLAAVTGAGIGAWIAVRRHRRTRWRLDERGFAVRRGNWWQSETHVPISRVQHLDLKRGPLERGAGLSTLVVHTAGTRMAAVSVAGLDADDAERLRERLATQVDHDDAL